CCCTTGAACCTCTTTGGCTTGATCCTGGTCTGGAAACGCCTGGGTGAGCAGTGGCTCGAGCAGAGCGGTCTGGCGGTCACCATCGTTCGCCCCGGCGGCCTGAAGGAAGCCGAGGAGGACATGGCGGCCCAGGAGCTGCGTTTCTCCGGGGCTGACCAACAGCAGGACGGAAGCCTTCCCCGTCGTCTCGTGGCCCGGGTTTGCCTCGATGCCTTGGCGGTTCCAGCCAGCGTGGGCCGCATTGTTGAGATCACGAGTGCGGTCCCGGATGCTCCGGCCCCTCAAGCCCCTGCGCTTGCCAGCTGGTTGGCTTGAGAACGCTTCCGGCCGTATGCGAATCTGCCTCCACCCAGGGTCGAGACATTGATTCGTGTTTTAGTGCCAAGGGAGTGCCGGCCTGGTGAAACCAGGGTTGCGGCCACTCCCGAAACCGTGCGCCGTTTGGCGGCACGCGGCTGCACCTTCGTCGTGGAGCGCGGCGCTGGCCAGGCCAGCGGTTACGACGATGCCTCCTATGAAGAGGCCGGTGCTGCACTGGTGGACCCCAGTTCTGAACAGTGGTCCCAAGCCGATGTGGTCCTCGCCGTTCAGGGCTCGGATCTGGCCCAACAGCGCTCCGAACTCGCTTCGCTGAAGCCCGGCGCCCTGCTGCTGGGTCTGCTGGAGCCCCACGGCAACGACGCCCTCAAGCAGCGCTTTGAGGCCGGTCGCGTGACCGCACTGGCGCTCGAGCTGCTGCCCCGCATCAGCCGGGCCCAGAGCATGGACGTGCTCTCCTCCCAGGCCAACATCGCTGGCTACAAGGCTGTTCTGCTCGCCTCGGCGGCGCTGGATCGCTACGTGCCGATGCTGATGACGGCCGCGGGCACGATCCAACCGGCCCGCGCCCTGATCCTTGGTGCCGGCGTGGCCGGTCTCCAGGCCCTCGCGACCGCCCGTCGCCTTGGTGCCGTGGCCTACGTCAGCGACGTCCGCCCCGCCGCGAAGGAGCAGGTGGAGTCCCTCGGCGGCCGTTTCATTGATCCCCCTGAGCTGGATCAGAAGCCCGGTGAAGCCGGCGGCTATGCCAAGCAGGCCACCGAGGCCTTCCTGGCTGAGCAGCGTCGTCAGCTCACCGAACAGCTGGCCCTGGCTGACATGGTGATCTGCACCGCCCAGGTTCCCGGCAAGAAGGCGCCGCGTCTGATTGACGACGCGATGCTCCAACACATGCGTCCCGGCAGCGTCGTGGTCGACCTGGCGGTTGCCCAAGGCGGCAACTGCGAAGGCACCGTGCCCGGTCAGACCGTCTTCCGCCATGGCGTTCAGCTGGTCGCCGGTGACGGGCTGCCCTGCAGCGTGGCCAACCACGCCAGTGCCCTTTATTCCCGCAACATCGCCGCCCTGCTGGAGCTGTTGCTGAACACCACCGCCGAGGGGGCCTCCTCGGTGAACCTCGATCTCGACGATGAGATCGTCTCTGGCTGCCTGTTCAGCCACAACGCCCCTGAATCCGCCGGAGGTGCTGCATGAGCAGCCTGAATGAAGCCCTTTGGGTGCTGCTGCTCGGCAGCCTCCTGGGTCTGGAACTGATTGGCAAGGTGCCTCCCACCCTGCACACCCCCCTGATGAGCGGCGCGAACGCCATCAGCGGCATCACCGTCCTGGCCTCCCTGACCCTGATCGCTCAGGCCCAGGGCAACCCTGGGATGTTGATCCTCGGCGCGGTCTCTCTGGGCTTCGCCCTGTTCAACGTGATCGGGGGCTTCCTCGTGACCGACCGCATGCTCGCCATGTTCAGCCGCAAGAAGTCAGGAGCACGCCGATGAGTGGCCTCGCGCTGTTTGGTTATCTGATTGACCTGCTGGCAGTTCTGCTGCTGGCCCTGGGCCTCAAGGGCCTCTCCAAGGTCCGCTCGGCCCGCTCCGCCAACGGCCTCGCCGCCCTGGCTATGGGCTTGGCTGTGGTCGGCCTGCTGATTCAGCTGGCCCCCTCGCCGGTGGCCTGGCTTTGGATCGCCGTGGGCACCGCCGCCGGCGGTCTGCTGGGTTTGATCACCGCCCGCCGGGTGCCGATGACCTCCATGCCGGAGACCGTCGCCCTCTTTAACGGCTGCGGTGGCATGGCCTCGCTGCTGGTGGCCATTGCGGTGGCCCTCTACAACTCCGCTGAGTCGGACATGGTGGCCCTTGTGTCCATCGTGATCTCCGTCTTTGTCGGTGCGATCACCTTCAGCGGCTCCATCGTGGCGATGGGCAAGCTGCAGGGCTGGATTGATACCCCCGGCTGGACCCAAAGCCAGGTCCGCCATGGCGTGAACATCGCCATCGCCGTTGCGGCCCTGGTCGGCGCCTTCGCCCTCCCCGGCGATCCCGCTGGCTCCTCCCTCTGGCTGTTGGTGGTGGCCTCCAGCCTGCTCGGCATTGGCGTGACCCTGCCCATCGGCGGCGCGGACATGC
This DNA window, taken from Synechococcus sp. LTW-R, encodes the following:
- a CDS encoding NAD(P) transhydrogenase subunit alpha, with translation MPRECRPGETRVAATPETVRRLAARGCTFVVERGAGQASGYDDASYEEAGAALVDPSSEQWSQADVVLAVQGSDLAQQRSELASLKPGALLLGLLEPHGNDALKQRFEAGRVTALALELLPRISRAQSMDVLSSQANIAGYKAVLLASAALDRYVPMLMTAAGTIQPARALILGAGVAGLQALATARRLGAVAYVSDVRPAAKEQVESLGGRFIDPPELDQKPGEAGGYAKQATEAFLAEQRRQLTEQLALADMVICTAQVPGKKAPRLIDDAMLQHMRPGSVVVDLAVAQGGNCEGTVPGQTVFRHGVQLVAGDGLPCSVANHASALYSRNIAALLELLLNTTAEGASSVNLDLDDEIVSGCLFSHNAPESAGGAA
- a CDS encoding NAD(P) transhydrogenase subunit alpha, encoding MSSLNEALWVLLLGSLLGLELIGKVPPTLHTPLMSGANAISGITVLASLTLIAQAQGNPGMLILGAVSLGFALFNVIGGFLVTDRMLAMFSRKKSGARR